In Oceanispirochaeta sp., the DNA window ACTGGGGCGTCAGATGCTACAGGCGCGAAAAAGTATCATCGAAAGCTTTCCTTCGGGAACCAGAGTCAGCTCACCCGAAGGAGGACTGGTTTTCTGGGTGACATTGCCCGGTGTTTTTGACAGTATGGAACTCTACAGGCAGGGAATGAAGGAAAACCTCTTCTTTGCCCCGGGCAAGCTTTTTTCCCTGAAGCGGGATTACAGCAGTTCTCTCAGGTTGAACGGAGGGAACTGGAATCCAAAGACAGAAGAAGCTGTCAGGCGGCTGGGTGTACTGGCTGCCTCTGTGGCTTCTCAGACACTCTAGGAACTGATATTATAAGGGTCTATGAGTACAGTAAAATTAAAAAACCCTGGAATCGTCGCCGTTGATCTGGACGGAACACTCCTCAAGTCGGATCATACCCTCTCTCAGAGGACTATTGAGACCCTGAGAGTTCTGGAAGATCAGGGAAGCCGTGTTGTGATAAGCACAGGCCGGAGTTACGAGGGAATGAAACACTTCAAGGATCAGATCGGATTGAAGAATCCAGTTATCTGTTATAACGGGGCCATGATTGCCGATGGCTCTACGGATTCAATCCTCCACCACTGGCTTCTTCCTGCGGATATTACCAGGGCGGCTCATCAATTTGCCCGGGAAATGGGATTTCATTTTCAGGTTTTTCAGGATGGAGAGCTTTATTTTGAAGCCAGAGGAGAGGAGGCCGAATACTATGAAGCCTCTACAGGACTCAAGGGCCATCTCACTTCCTTTGATGACTGGGAGAATCTGGAAGTCACCAAGGCTTTGATGATCCTTTCTCCCTCAAGAGAACCGAAGATCTATCATGAGCTGTCTGCGGCCGAGTCATTTTTTAAGGTGATATACGGAGTAAGGCTATACTGTGCTCTCTCAAAACCTTTTTACCTGGAGTTCATTAATGGAAAGGGGTCTAAAGGGCATGCATTGCATCAGGTAGGCACGGATCTCCATGTTCCCCGTGAAAGTATTGTCGCCTTCGGTGACGGATTTAACGATTTGGAAATGCTGGATTACGCCGGAATGTCCGTAGCCATGTCCAATGCTCCCGAGGGAGTCAAGGAACGCTGTACTCATGAGACATCTCTAAGTAATGATGAAGATGGAGTCGCCGATTTTATCGAAACCTACTTTCTTCAGGAAAACTGTCGGGTCCTTCCATAATCACTTCCTCGGGAAAGCGGTGCCGGATTATATCCATCATACGGAGCATATCAATCTGATACTTTTCAAAGAGGTTCAGTTCATTATGCAGGGCCATCAGTTCTCTCCCCTGAGACACACCCTGCATGATGTACATCAGCTCCCTGTTATTCAGAAAGTGAGAGATCCTCTTCCATATTTCCATCTGGAGGGTGGGGGGTTGTTGATCTATCCATTGTTGAACCGTCATGCCCCTACTATACCTAAGACATTCGCTGACTGTAAAGCTTATGGGTCAAAGGACAGTCACACATTTAGGATGTATACTTTGAGCATGATGATCCCTCCCTCCTTCCTGTCCGGCCTGGACCGTCTTTGTATCGATGCCTCCAGCATGATTTACCATCTGAAAACCGGAATCCTGGGTTCTCTGGCAGCCGAAGTTCACCTCATCTCTACACCCCAGGTCATTGCAGAAGTGGGCTGGCCCCATCTTCCGGTGACTTCTATGGCTCTGGCCGACACTCCTATCAGTAACGATGCGTCTCTTTTGATCCTGGCCAGGAGGGAAGGAGTTCCCCTTCTCTCGGAAGACAGAGAAATCCTCGAAACAGCCGGAAAAGAGGGGATGGAATATTACAATACATTGATGATGCTCAATTATCTCCTTTTAAAAAAAAGAATCCTCCCTGCCGACTATCCCGAGTATCTGGAACGTCTTAAAGAGTGCTCCCGGTACAGCCAAAAAGTGCTGGACTATGGCCGGCGGGTGTATGAAGAAATCCTGTCATTCAATTCCCAGGCTTAATTTTTAAATACTCATTGACAATCCCCGGGTAAATAGTTTATTTTCTAATAGTTTGAAATCAAACAATTAGAAATCTTATTGAATCCGGGAGGATCCGATGAACAGGGAATCAGGTGAAGAGACTTTCTCATCCCCATTTATTCCGCATTACTTTTACAGATTCAACTATCTGCTGATGAAGGACTTCAGGCCGGAATGCCTGGAAAACCTTAAGCTGAACAAGACCAACGGCAAGACGCTGATGGTTCTGTTTCGCAAAGGCAGTCGGACCATGAGCGAACTGGTGCAGCATATGAATATAGAAAAAGGGTCCATGACTTCTGTGGTGGATCACCTCATTCAAAGGGATCTGGCCGTGAGAGAACGGGATCAGATGGACCGCCGCAGGGTGATCATCAATCTGAGTGAGGACGGCCGGACCCTGGCACGGGAACTGGAAGGGGAAATGAATAACTACATCCTGTTTAAACTGAACCTGCTGGGTGAAGAGAGAAAAAACGCGGTGAAAGACTTTGTAAGCATCGCCAAAGAAAGTATCGAAATTTGGGAGAATCAGTGTGAAACATGATCATAAAAGGACTTTTGAGTCCGAATCAATAGGTAAATTACTCTTTAAGATGGCCCTTCCCGCTACTATCGGGATGATCGTCAATGCCCTCTATAATCTGGTGGACACCATCTTTGTGGGTCATGGTGTCGGTGCCATGGGGATTGCAGGCCTGACCATAGGATTGCCCGTGCAGGCTCTGATCGGCGCCCTGGGAATGACCTTCGGTACAGGGGCGGCGTCCATCATCTCCCGCCGGCTGGGTGAAAAAAGACCGGAAGATGCAGCTAAAACGGCGGTAAATGCCTTTGGCCTGGCTTTCATTTTCAGCATGATCATCATGGCTATTGGAGAAATCTTCATTGATCCCCTGCTGATACTCTTCGGCTCCAGCGAGACGATCCTTCCCTTTGCCAGGGAGTATATGAGAGTCATCCTTATGGGATCTGTTTTCCTGTCTTTTGCCATGGTGGGGAATAATATTGCCAGGGCCGAGGGGCAGCCAAAGATTGCCATGCTGACCATGGTTATCGGAGCGGGTCTGAATATTATTCTGGACCCGATTTTTATCTTTGGCCTGAATATGGGCATTCGCGGAGCCGCCATCGCGACAGTCATCAGTCAGTTCTTTTCCTTTGCCTTTATTATGCGTTTTATGATGACCGGCAAGAGTCATCTTCCCCTCAAATGGAAATATATCAAGCCTGATCTCACACTCATGAGGGAGATCAACATTCTGGGGATGCCGACTCTGGCCCGACAGGGTGGAATGAGTCTGCTGGCCCTGGTCATGAACAATGTTCTCAAACACTACGGTGGAGACATGGGCATTGCGACTTACGGGATGATTAACCGTCTCTTCATGTTTACCCTGATGCCCATTTTTGGAGTCGTACAGGGGTATCAGCCCATTGCCGGCTACAGTTACGGTGCCAAACTGGTAGACCGCCTCAGAGAGGTGAACATCAAGGCTTTCCAGACAACCTGTACCATGTCCTTTCTCAGTTTTCTGGTTCTTGAAGTGCTGGCGGGATTTCTGATTCGCATGTTCACCAGCAATGATGAACTGATCCGCTTAGCCGTTCCTGCCCTGCGGATTTCTTCCATGGGCATTGGTCTACTGGGACTGCAGGTCATTGGTTCCACCTATTTCATGAGTGTGGGCCAGGCGTTTCCCGCCTTCTTTCTGAGCCTTTCAAGGCAGTTTGTGTTCCTGATTCCCCTGGTTCTCATTCTGCCCCATTTTCTGGGACTTAAAGGCATCTGGATTGCCCTTCCAGTGGCGGATGTCCTGTCTGTAACATTGACCATGACCTGGTTTACACTAAGCTGGCAGAAGACGAAGCAGCGGCTCACAATGGAGGCTGCTGCACTCTAAAACCGGTCTTCCGCTTTTCATACCTTTGGTTTATGATAGGGGCATGAAAATTCTGATCCTGATTCTGAGCCTGTCGAATCTTTTTTTCTGTAGTTTTTCCGCATTTGCCGAGACAGCATCAAGCCCTTCCAGTCCTTCTGCCCGGGAGGATCTGTCAAGTCTGGCCAATTTTCTGGGGCAGCCCCTGGAACTTGTTCTTGAAACCCTGGGTATGCCGGAGGACATGTTTTCGGTCCGGGGACCATCGGAAGGACAGGATTCTGTCGTCTTTCTTTATAAAAACCGTCTCTCCTTTTACTGGGCTGACAGGCATGTCTGGCAGGTGAGGGCCGATAGGGAATTCCTTTCTGAGAGAAGGGCCCTCTTCTTTGGGATGACCAGGGAAGACTCGGTTCGCCTCCTGGGAGATCCGGACCTGACAAAAGAGGATCTTTCCATCTATACCCTTCCCCAGAGGGGATATCCCGTAGCCTGTGCCCTCTATTTCGAGGATGGCTTGAGCGACCTCTATGTGTACCGGAGTGATTTTTGATGACCCGCCTCTGTTTGACCCTCTGCCGTCCCACACTGGAAGAAAATCTTGAGGATCTGAAAAACAGTTCTCCCGATCTGGCGGAGCTCAGGATCGATCTACTGACCGACCTGGAAAGCTACCCCAGGGGATCTCTCCTTTCCTTTCCTGAAAAAGCAGGACTCCCTCTGATCCTGACCTGCAGGAAGACCGCCGATGGAGGTGCCTGGAGTGGAACAGACAGTCAAAGAGAAGCTCTCCTTCTGGAATTGATGGAAGGAGGATACTCCTACATTGACCTGGAAGAGGACGAGGATTCAAAGGCACTGCACCGAAAGGCCCGGGAGAAGGGGATTCTGATTATCCGCTCCTTTCATGACTTTCTTTCTGTGCCGGAGGATCTGGAAGAACGCCTTGAGTCTATGAGTCATCGCGGTGA includes these proteins:
- a CDS encoding MATE family efflux transporter, translating into MKHDHKRTFESESIGKLLFKMALPATIGMIVNALYNLVDTIFVGHGVGAMGIAGLTIGLPVQALIGALGMTFGTGAASIISRRLGEKRPEDAAKTAVNAFGLAFIFSMIIMAIGEIFIDPLLILFGSSETILPFAREYMRVILMGSVFLSFAMVGNNIARAEGQPKIAMLTMVIGAGLNIILDPIFIFGLNMGIRGAAIATVISQFFSFAFIMRFMMTGKSHLPLKWKYIKPDLTLMREINILGMPTLARQGGMSLLALVMNNVLKHYGGDMGIATYGMINRLFMFTLMPIFGVVQGYQPIAGYSYGAKLVDRLREVNIKAFQTTCTMSFLSFLVLEVLAGFLIRMFTSNDELIRLAVPALRISSMGIGLLGLQVIGSTYFMSVGQAFPAFFLSLSRQFVFLIPLVLILPHFLGLKGIWIALPVADVLSVTLTMTWFTLSWQKTKQRLTMEAAAL
- a CDS encoding Cof-type HAD-IIB family hydrolase → MSTVKLKNPGIVAVDLDGTLLKSDHTLSQRTIETLRVLEDQGSRVVISTGRSYEGMKHFKDQIGLKNPVICYNGAMIADGSTDSILHHWLLPADITRAAHQFAREMGFHFQVFQDGELYFEARGEEAEYYEASTGLKGHLTSFDDWENLEVTKALMILSPSREPKIYHELSAAESFFKVIYGVRLYCALSKPFYLEFINGKGSKGHALHQVGTDLHVPRESIVAFGDGFNDLEMLDYAGMSVAMSNAPEGVKERCTHETSLSNDEDGVADFIETYFLQENCRVLP
- a CDS encoding MarR family transcriptional regulator; this translates as MNRESGEETFSSPFIPHYFYRFNYLLMKDFRPECLENLKLNKTNGKTLMVLFRKGSRTMSELVQHMNIEKGSMTSVVDHLIQRDLAVRERDQMDRRRVIINLSEDGRTLARELEGEMNNYILFKLNLLGEERKNAVKDFVSIAKESIEIWENQCET